One window of Nicotiana tomentosiformis chromosome 11, ASM39032v3, whole genome shotgun sequence genomic DNA carries:
- the LOC138900844 gene encoding uncharacterized protein — MRQCTMSMSEYAVRLSNLARHAPSLVATVRERVRRFIEGLHPCISISMLRELEMDIPYQQVLSIARRLKGMLAWDREERQAKRSRESATYSGTRAPATVPHGRGYRSRPVHSALPAASGISAPSRPHKPYYAPPVSSVPAAWGAFSGQSSKPCSSQSQQPRPLRACFECGYTRHMVRDFPTLSRGVPP, encoded by the coding sequence ATGCGCCAGTGTACTATGAGtatgtcagagtatgctgttCGTTTAAGtaatttggccagacatgcaccgtccttggttgccacagttcgagaaagggttcgtcggtttattgagggtctccacccctGTATCAGTATTAGTATGctcagggagctggagatggatattccttaccagcaggttttgagtattgctaggagattaaaGGGCATGCTCGCTTGGGATAGAGAGGAAAGGCAGGCCAAGAGGTCTAGAGAGTCTgccacttacagtggtactcgtgccccagctacagTTCCACATGGTAGGGGCTATaggagtcgccctgttcattcagctcttccagccgccagtggtatttcggccccttctaggccccataagccttattatgcaccgccagtgtctagcgTGCCTGCTGcatggggtgcttttagcggtcagtccagcaaaCCTTgctcgagccagtcacagcagccacgccctctgagagcttgttttgagtgtggatacactcgccacatggtgagggatttccccactCTTAGTAGGGGTGTACCTCCATAG